A window from Thunnus albacares chromosome 19, fThuAlb1.1, whole genome shotgun sequence encodes these proteins:
- the hoxa5a gene encoding homeobox protein Hox-A5a isoform X1 codes for MSSYFVNSFCGRYPNGADFQLHNYGDHSTANEQYRDSTAMHSSRYGYGYNGMDLTVGRPGTGHFVGNERTPGYSPSHSAATTPSVEPVRYTQSANSTGTTSLSPPPDPLPCSSVASSSPVTESQTQHRAVKNSITTPCSSSNGGTLLLSRDCVSKASPLQEEKPAGSAPTTPQNVTDSTQPQIYPWMRKLHISHEDLAGPEGKRARTAYTRYQTLELEKEFHFNRYLTRRRRIEIAHALCLSERQIKIWFQNRRMKWKKDNKLKSMSMAAAGGGGYRP; via the exons ATGAGCTCCTATTTTGTGAACTCATTCTGCGGTCGCTATCCCAATGGCGCGGACTTCCAGTTACATAATTATGGAGACCATAGTACGGCAAACGAGCAATATAGAGACTCAACAGCCATGCATTCCAGCAGGTACGGGTATGGCTACAACGGGATGGACCTAACAGTCGGGCGGCCCGGTACCGGACACTTTGTGGGCAACGAGCGGACACCGGGATACTCCCCGAGTCACTCAGCAGCGACAACACCCTCAGTGGAGCCGGTCAGGTACACGCAATCCGCCAACAGCACCGGGACCACGTCTTTATCGCCACCACCTGACCCTCTACCGTGTTCCTCGGTCGCCAGCTCGTCTCCGGTCACCGAGTCTCAAACTCAACACCGAGCCGTGAAAAACTCCATAACGACCCCTTGCTCGAGCTCGAACGGAGGCACGCTGCTGCTCAGCCGGGACTGTGTCTCCAAAGCTTCCCCTCTCCAGGAGGAGAAGCCTGCGGGAAGTGCACCGACAACTCCACAAAATGTCACCGACTCGACACAGCCTCAGATATATCCGTGGATGAGAAAACTACATATAAGTCATG AAGATTTGGCAGGACCAGAGGGGAAGAGAGCCAGGACTGCTTACACCCGGTACCAGACCCTGGAGCTGGAGAAGGAGTTCCACTTCAACCGGTACCTGACCCGCAGGCGGAGGATCGAGATAGCCCATGCCCTCTGCCTCTCAGAGAGACAGATCAAAATCTGGTTTCAGAATCGTAGGATGAAGTGGAAGAAAGACAACAAGCTGAAGAGCATGAGCATGGCGGCTGCAGGCGGGGGAGGCTACAGGCCTTGA
- the hoxa4a gene encoding homeobox protein Hox-A4a: protein MTMSSYLINSNYIEPSFPPCDEYQQSGYIPNPGDYYERPKDTGFPHHDEPSYPRSNYTESGYDYGNVPATGLDDFGDGHHTQPQPVPQSHGPRLTAAPDGGAGANASKDCSLATEVYPGVAKGKEPVVYPWMKKVHSNTVNTSYTGGVPKRSRTAYTRQQALELEKEFHFNRYLTRRRRVEIAHTMCLSERQVKIWFQNRRMKWKKEHKLPNTKIRSSSSASSSASGPQQQQIKTGQQLVPTPCTAGL from the exons ATGACCATGAGTTCCTACTTGATAAACTCCAACTATATCGAGCCTTCCTTTCCTCCATGCGACGAATATCAGCAGAGCGGATACATCCCCAACCCCGGTGATTACTACGAGCGGCCAAAAGATACGGGCTTTCCCCATCACGACGAGCCATCCTATCCGAGGTCAAACTACACAGAATCGGGCTACGATTACGGTAATGTCCCCGCCACCGGACTCGATGATTTCGGCGATGGGCATCACACACAGCCGCAACCGGTTCCACAGAGCCACGGTCCTCGCCTCACCGCGGCCCCAGACGGTGGCGCAGGGGCAAATGCCAGCAAAGACTGCAGCCTCGCCACTGAGGTATATCCCGGCGTAGCGAAGGGCAAGGAGCCGGTGGTCTATCCTTGGATGAAAAAGGTCCACAGTAACACCG TCAATACCAGTTACACTGGAGGAGTGCCCAAGAGGTCCCGCACTGCCTACACCCGACAGCAGGCTCTGGAGCTGGAGAAAGAGTTCCATTTCAACCGGTACCTGACCCGGCGCAGACGGGTGGAGATTGCGCACACAATGTGTCTGTCTGAGCGCCAGGTCAAGATCTGGTTTCAGAACCGGAGAATGAAGTGGAAGAAGGAGCACAAGCTTCCCAACACCAAGATCCGCTCTTCCAGCTCGGCCTCGTCCTCAGCCTCGGggccccagcagcagcagatcaaaACAGGCCAGCAGCTTGTCCCCACGCCGTGCACCGCAGGTCTATAG
- the hoxa3a gene encoding homeobox protein Hox-A3a — MQKATYYDSSAIYSGYPYQSANGFSYDANQVQYPRASHVESEYHRPACSLQSPDGSVALQKPGEMAESCDRTTAIQAAQSKVHPESNQPQVPVSGPPPSSQSPGAISQNTSNGSNQPSAKNGSPTSSTHGKQIFPWMKETRQNTKQKPTSSASSVESCPGDKSPPGSAASKRARTAYTSAQLVELEKEFHFNRYLCRPRRVEMANLLNLTERQIKIWFQNRRMKYKKDQKGVGMMPSPGGQSPRSPVGPGSGGGGGYLNSMHSLVNSVPYESQSPTSYNKPHQNAYGMATSYPPPLNSSLNNCPPSQKRYPGTDSATPEYDAHPLQGNGNYGTHMQGSPVYVGGGYIDSMPNSGASVFGLTHLSHPPSANMDYNGAITMGNSQHHGVCDPTPTYTDLTSHYSQGRIQEAPKLTHL; from the exons ATGCAAAAGGCAACCTACTACGACAGCTCCGCAATTTACAGTGGCTACCCATATCAAAGCGCAAATGGCTTCAGTTATGATGCCAATCAGGTCCAATATCCCCGGGCCTCTCATGTGGAAAGTGAGTACCATCGACCTGCCTGCTCCCTGCAGTCTCCTGACGGCTCCGTGGCTCTGCAGAAGCCGGGGGAGATGGCGGAGAGCTGCGACAGGACCACAGCCATTCAGGCGGCGCAGTCCAAGGTTCATCCCGAAAGCAATCAACCGCAGGTGCCGGTGTCAGGCCCACCCCCTTCCTCACAATCCCCCGGTGCTATCAGCCAAAACACAAGCAACGGGTCCAACCAGCCCAGCGCCAAGAACGGCTCCCCGACCTCTTCTACTCACGGCAAACAGATCTTCCCCTGGATGAAGGAAACCCGTCAGAACACCAAGCAGAAACCCACCAGTAGCGCCAGTTCAG TGGAGAGTTGTCCGGGAGACAAGAGTCCTCCGGGGTCAGCAGCATCGAAGAGGGCCCGGACAGCTTACACCAGCGCCCAGCTAGTGGAGCTGGAGAAGGAGTTCCACTTTAACCGGTACCTCTGCAGACCCCGGAGGGTGGAGATGGCCAACCTGCTCAACCTCACCGAGAGACAGATCAAAATCTGGTTCCAGAACCGTAGGATGAAATACAAGAAGGATCAAAAAGGCGTCGGTATGATGCCTTCCCCTGGTGGACAGTCCCCTCGGAGTCCCGTGGGTCCGGGCTCTGGTGGCGGTGGAGGATACCTCAACTCTATGCATTCTCTTGTAAACAGTGTACCTTATGAATCCCAGTCGCCAACGTCTTACAATAAACCTCATCAAAATGCATACGGTATGGCCACGTCATACCCCCCTCCTTTGAACAGCTCGCTCAACAACTGCCCGCCCTCCCAGAAGAGGTATCCCGGGACCGACTCGGCCACGCCCGAGTATGACGCGCATCCTCTCCAAGGCAATGGCAACTACGGGACGCACATGCAGGGCAGCCCCGTTTATGTTGGCGGAGGTTACATCGACTCAATGCCCAATTCTGGGGCCTCCGTTTTCGGTCTGACCCATCTCTCGCACCCGCCGTCCGCAAACATGGACTACAATGGAGCAATCACAATGGGCAACAGTCAGCATCACGGAGTGTGTGATCCGACACCGACGTACACAGACCTAACGTCGCACTACTCTCAGGGAAGAATCCAGGAAGCGCCCAAACTGACGCATCTGTAG
- the LOC122969338 gene encoding homeobox protein Hox-A2a → MNYEFERESGFINSQPSLAECLTSFPPVADSFQSSSIKSSTLSRPTLIPPPFEQTIPSLNPGSHPRHGRPRHSPDGCSPLPTASLPPEYPWMREKKASKRNHLPTSTATAISNGPVCFSPKGSPEIVESGGGGGGSRRLRTAYTNTQLLELEKEFHFNKYLCRPRRVEIAALLDLTERQVKVWFQNRRMKHKRQTQSKENRNGEGKGPGGEDGIHSDDEDEGPLYERSGALLERDTCSFQNNSLSSTQQLHNGETMSFSAAPLNSNDKNLKHFPNPSPTVPGCMSTMGPGSASGPDNGDSPPALDVSIHDFQPFSSDSCLQLSDAASPSLSESLDSPVDISTDSFYFFSESLTTIDLQHLNY, encoded by the exons ATGAATTACGAATTCGAGCGAGAGAGCGGTTTTATCAATAGTCAGCCGTCGCTTGCTGAGTGCCTGACATCTTTCCCCCCTGTCGCTGATTCATTTCAAAGTTCATCAATCAAGAGCTCGACGCTTTCACGCCCGACACTGATTCCTCCTCCCTTTGAGCAGACCATTCCCAGCCTGAATCCGGGCAGCCATCCGCGGCACGGCCGGCCCAGGCACAGCCCCGACGGATGCAGCCCGCTGCCCACCGCCTCCTTACCCCCGGAGTACCCCTGGATGCGGGAGAAGAAAGCCTCCAAGAGGAACCACCTGCCGACTTCTACCGCTACCGCCATCTCCAATGGACCTGTGTGCTTCTCCCCAAAAG GCTCGCCTGAGATTGTGGAGAgcggagggggaggagggggctCCCGTCGGCTGAGGACAGCGTACACCAACACACAGCTGCTGGAGCTCGAGAAGGAGTTCCACTTCAACAAGTATCTGTGCCGGCCGAGGAGGGTGGAAATAGCGGCCCTGCTGGACCTGACTGAGAGGCAGGTCAAAGTCTGGTTCCAAAACCGGCGCATGAAGCACAAGCGGCAGACGCAGAGTAAGGAGAACCGCAACGGGGAAGGGAAGGGGCCCGGCGGCGAGGACGGCATCCACAGCGACGATGAGGACGAGGGCCCCCTGTACGAGCGGAGCGGGGCCTTGCTGGAGAGAGATACCTGCTCCTTTCAGAATAACTCTCTTAGCTCCACACAGCAGCTCCACAATGGCGAGACCATGAGCTTTTCTGCTGCGCCACTGAACAGCAATGacaaaaatctgaaacattttCCCAACCCGTCACCCACTGTTCCGGGCTGCATGTCAACAATGGGCCCCGGCTCGGCATCTGGCCCGGACAATGGCGACAGTCCCCCGGCCCTGGATGTTTCTATACACGATTTTCAACCTTTCTCCTCGGATTCCTGCCTACAGCTCTCCGATGCAGCCTCGCCGAGCTTGTCAGAATCCCTGGACAGCCCCGTGGACATTTCTACGGAcagtttctattttttctcGGAGTCTCTAACTACAATCGACCTGCAGCATCTGAACTATTAA
- the hoxa5a gene encoding homeobox protein Hox-A5a isoform X2: MSSYFVNSFCGRYPNGADFQLHNYGDHSTANEQYRDSTAMHSSRYGYGYNGMDLTVGRPGTGHFVGNERTPGYSPSHSAATTPSVEPVRYTQSANSTGTTSLSPPPDPLPCSSVASSSPVTESQTQHRAVKNSITTPCSSSNGGTLLLSRDCVSKASPLQEEKPAGSAPTTPQNVTDSTQPQIYPWMRKLHISHDLAGPEGKRARTAYTRYQTLELEKEFHFNRYLTRRRRIEIAHALCLSERQIKIWFQNRRMKWKKDNKLKSMSMAAAGGGGYRP, translated from the exons ATGAGCTCCTATTTTGTGAACTCATTCTGCGGTCGCTATCCCAATGGCGCGGACTTCCAGTTACATAATTATGGAGACCATAGTACGGCAAACGAGCAATATAGAGACTCAACAGCCATGCATTCCAGCAGGTACGGGTATGGCTACAACGGGATGGACCTAACAGTCGGGCGGCCCGGTACCGGACACTTTGTGGGCAACGAGCGGACACCGGGATACTCCCCGAGTCACTCAGCAGCGACAACACCCTCAGTGGAGCCGGTCAGGTACACGCAATCCGCCAACAGCACCGGGACCACGTCTTTATCGCCACCACCTGACCCTCTACCGTGTTCCTCGGTCGCCAGCTCGTCTCCGGTCACCGAGTCTCAAACTCAACACCGAGCCGTGAAAAACTCCATAACGACCCCTTGCTCGAGCTCGAACGGAGGCACGCTGCTGCTCAGCCGGGACTGTGTCTCCAAAGCTTCCCCTCTCCAGGAGGAGAAGCCTGCGGGAAGTGCACCGACAACTCCACAAAATGTCACCGACTCGACACAGCCTCAGATATATCCGTGGATGAGAAAACTACATATAAGTCATG ATTTGGCAGGACCAGAGGGGAAGAGAGCCAGGACTGCTTACACCCGGTACCAGACCCTGGAGCTGGAGAAGGAGTTCCACTTCAACCGGTACCTGACCCGCAGGCGGAGGATCGAGATAGCCCATGCCCTCTGCCTCTCAGAGAGACAGATCAAAATCTGGTTTCAGAATCGTAGGATGAAGTGGAAGAAAGACAACAAGCTGAAGAGCATGAGCATGGCGGCTGCAGGCGGGGGAGGCTACAGGCCTTGA